In one Methanobrevibacter arboriphilus genomic region, the following are encoded:
- a CDS encoding carboxypeptidase-like regulatory domain-containing protein, with the protein MESKNFVRDFHNEIGNYRMFKLYLVIIGLFCVLFLSFNCVSAIEFNATTDDNVTAILNNVSANYTSDVNIINLANGTYNSSNFQTTSPATLNNVKNLTIRGSGNGNTIINVGSAFIQPNNSNITFENINLNVITPIIVRNTATNLYFINSYWYVQYYGDTTKHFNNLYLYNSTIFMNPPAVSMGQVQRGIYCTNVYAYDNSYINIRPGTASWNNGGTAQVFYIVANVYLTDSRLYFTSNYAAAALYKAGVLGNLVANRSDLYYYSYSRLNKAYYPYFIQGRVDIYNSTIYAYGREYLDRVNVNFASSGTIQNSVFLPGSFIRSGTVSANYNFFMDQPGSSWSNVNYPNFQVSYRYYYDEVIGTSDGNEILTVDMFKLTNDPGLSNVYYLPFKIVISNLTGSSNSTLENGTLELYDTRFNLKLSNINVTKIAFNYSIYYTDKDGNSILYKSGGLDKYFKAVTIPDMFYTHRDNITITRFSPDGVNSSGNISIYINNSHILDLDLNDYDDGIFVFCPYEDLNSSYQDLYFNFKYTNYINFTVVYNGDADFNRQNQSVSIYPFSTIIVDDVHVGDTAVITGVLANFTVIGFVNVTVDGKLYSDVVVDSTGGNWTVSHLTNHTGTYNVAVEYIESDIGNFTGFSNSTSFEVSKLASNSSIVIPVDIKVNETVLISGVLTDENNNTISGANLEVIIDGETFNVTTDSDGFWSLNYTPEHSGVFNLSLFYQGDSRYDGFVENKAFNVSKLATTSSINIPSNVKVGKSISVSGVLTSGGKPLANRIISVIVDGKTYKVTTNGLGVWKLSYTPKIAGKSTMKVYFAGNDVFAGFNVSKTFKVVGKAKISIVKISKLVKVGKYKGFNLYSKIYTIKNLGSVVGSKDYVKYFKNWYLEKLSKTSKIVKYQFSAKSRVLKVQAKNLGVGKQVKIKILVTYKKRL; encoded by the coding sequence ATGGAAAGTAAAAATTTTGTGCGAGATTTTCATAATGAAATAGGAAATTATAGGATGTTTAAATTATATTTAGTTATTATTGGATTGTTTTGTGTTCTTTTTTTAAGCTTTAATTGTGTTTCTGCCATTGAATTTAATGCTACTACTGATGATAATGTTACTGCTATTTTGAATAATGTTAGTGCAAATTATACTAGTGATGTGAATATTATAAATCTGGCTAATGGTACTTATAATAGTTCCAATTTTCAAACAACCTCTCCTGCTACATTAAATAATGTTAAAAATTTAACTATACGTGGCTCAGGTAATGGTAATACTATTATTAATGTTGGAAGTGCTTTTATTCAGCCGAATAATTCTAATATTACATTTGAGAATATTAATCTTAATGTAATTACTCCTATTATTGTTAGAAACACTGCAACTAATCTATATTTTATTAATTCATATTGGTATGTTCAATATTATGGTGATACTACAAAACATTTCAATAATTTGTATTTGTATAATTCTACTATTTTCATGAATCCACCAGCTGTTTCTATGGGTCAGGTTCAAAGAGGTATATATTGTACTAATGTTTATGCTTATGATAATTCATATATTAATATTAGACCAGGAACTGCAAGTTGGAATAATGGTGGTACTGCTCAAGTTTTTTATATTGTAGCTAATGTTTATCTTACAGATTCAAGATTGTATTTTACCTCGAATTATGCTGCTGCTGCTCTTTATAAAGCTGGGGTTTTAGGTAATTTAGTAGCTAATCGTTCCGATCTATACTATTACTCTTATTCTAGACTTAATAAGGCTTATTATCCATATTTTATTCAGGGTAGGGTTGATATTTATAATTCTACAATTTATGCTTATGGTAGAGAATATCTAGATCGGGTAAATGTCAATTTTGCATCGTCTGGTACTATTCAGAATAGTGTTTTCTTACCTGGTTCTTTTATTCGCTCTGGAACTGTTAGTGCTAATTATAATTTTTTCATGGATCAGCCAGGTTCAAGTTGGAGTAATGTTAATTATCCTAATTTTCAAGTTTCGTATCGGTATTATTATGATGAAGTGATTGGTACCTCGGATGGTAATGAGATATTGACTGTGGATATGTTTAAATTAACTAATGATCCTGGTTTATCTAATGTTTATTATCTTCCTTTTAAAATTGTTATTAGTAATCTTACTGGTTCATCTAATAGTACTCTTGAGAATGGTACATTGGAATTATATGATACCAGATTTAATCTAAAATTATCCAATATTAATGTTACTAAAATTGCATTTAATTATAGTATATATTATACAGATAAGGATGGTAATAGTATTTTATATAAATCGGGTGGTCTTGATAAATATTTTAAGGCTGTAACTATTCCTGATATGTTTTATACTCATAGGGATAATATTACTATTACTCGTTTTAGTCCAGATGGAGTTAATTCATCGGGTAATATTTCTATTTATATAAATAATTCTCATATACTTGATTTGGATTTGAATGATTATGATGATGGAATCTTTGTTTTTTGCCCATATGAAGATTTAAATTCTTCTTATCAAGATTTATACTTTAACTTTAAATATACAAATTATATTAATTTCACTGTTGTGTATAATGGTGATGCTGATTTTAATCGTCAAAATCAAAGTGTAAGTATTTATCCTTTTTCTACTATCATTGTGGATGATGTTCATGTTGGTGATACTGCGGTTATTACTGGTGTTTTAGCTAATTTTACTGTGATTGGTTTTGTTAATGTTACTGTTGATGGTAAATTGTACAGTGATGTTGTTGTGGATTCTACTGGTGGTAATTGGACTGTAAGTCATCTAACTAATCATACAGGAACTTATAATGTTGCTGTTGAGTATATTGAGTCTGATATTGGTAATTTTACTGGTTTTAGTAATAGTACAAGTTTTGAAGTTAGTAAGTTAGCTAGTAATTCTAGTATTGTTATTCCTGTTGATATTAAGGTTAATGAAACAGTTTTAATTTCTGGTGTTTTAACAGATGAGAATAATAATACAATATCTGGTGCTAATTTAGAAGTTATTATTGATGGTGAAACCTTTAATGTGACTACTGATTCTGATGGTTTTTGGAGTTTAAATTATACTCCTGAACATTCTGGTGTCTTTAATTTATCTCTCTTTTATCAGGGTGATAGTCGGTATGATGGTTTTGTTGAAAATAAGGCTTTTAATGTTAGTAAGTTAGCTACTACTTCTAGTATTAATATTCCAAGTAATGTTAAAGTAGGAAAATCGATTAGTGTTTCTGGTGTTTTGACTAGTGGTGGTAAACCATTGGCTAATAGGATTATTAGTGTTATTGTTGATGGTAAAACTTATAAGGTTACTACTAATGGTCTTGGTGTTTGGAAACTTTCCTATACTCCTAAAATAGCTGGAAAATCTACTATGAAGGTTTATTTTGCTGGTAATGATGTTTTTGCTGGCTTTAATGTTAGTAAGACTTTTAAAGTAGTTGGAAAAGCTAAGATTAGTATTGTTAAGATTTCTAAGCTTGTTAAAGTAGGTAAGTATAAAGGTTTTAATCTTTATAGTAAAATTTACACCATTAAAAACTTGGGATCTGTTGTGGGTTCTAAGGATTATGTTAAGTATTTTAAGAATTGGTATTTGGAGAAATTGTCTAAGACTAGTAAAATTGTTAAGTATCAGTTTAGTGCTAAGTCTAGGGTTTTAAAGGTTCAAGCTAAGAATTTAGGTGTTGGAAAACAAGTTAAAATAAAAATACTAGTAACATACAAAAAAAGACTATAA